A section of the Malania oleifera isolate guangnan ecotype guangnan chromosome 2, ASM2987363v1, whole genome shotgun sequence genome encodes:
- the LOC131149203 gene encoding sec1 family domain-containing protein MIP3 isoform X1 — MALVDVIKSCLDSINQISEHIEGATLYLDAGCTESFEFLGAFPVLLKLGVRAVCSLENMCSLDAVVDWNSNCDPTRKIVIMTSRLLSDAHRYILRCLSMHQAVRHCSIFTSISEIAHSAYPDSPLGPDAFHEYEFLLVQDFEELAKKREIKYRMAEDGNAREDALLEDEGWSQLSSIEEDIPNLEAHPTAKDLYGNSPLIHTEDAGQKLAVSVHHFPLILCPFSPRVFVLPSEGSIAEAYLSAESEDSLSPGLPPLSTGLPSYGDEIPPGATLTAHFLYHIAAKMDLKLEIFSLGDLSKTIGKILTDMSSLYDVGRRKRSAGLLLIDRTLDLLTPCCHGDSLVDRMFSCLPRRRRASSSAQKKSSQAKARCDPVCLQRAPLDVKVPLADILNEDPTTDNCRFLQSFEAFLCGWNSNGSATQVADLNNLRSKINCEKPLQSVIDLLSGSFVTTENFQGTPYMEAILDRRTKDGAMLVKKWLRETLRRENIIVNVNNRAGIFTKSELQPMIKALAKSQFSLMKNKGIIQLAAATLYALDELHCARWDAFTSAERILNVSAGDTSQSLAAQIGDLINKSALVVSQGAKSGRMGSSQGLLYLQDALLLTIIGYILAGENFPTSGSGGPFSWQEEHLLKEALVDAVLDNPPTAQLKFLYGLTEELEDNLRKIKSKETKSKSPSQLQIDEFDYDQWGSWGDDDVDNDNGSDNEQVYGDMQLKLELRYRVDNLFKYLHKLSSLKRRNIFSREGTLAFESTYDNDSSMSKGLLYKLLTRVLGKYDVPGLEYHSSTVGRLFKSGFGRFGLAQAKPSLADQNVILVFVIGGINGLEVLEAQEALSESGRPDIELILGGTTLLTPNDMLDILLGNSTYL, encoded by the exons ATGGCTTTAGTTGATGTGATCAAATCTTGCCTTGATTCCATTAATCAA ATATCCGAGCACATTGAAGGTGCCACTCTCTACCTAGATGCTGGATGTACAGAGAGTTTTGAATTTCTTGGGGCTTTCCCTGTGTTACTCAAACTTGGAGTACGCGCTGTTTGCAGCTTGGAAAATATGTGTTCTCTTGATGCG GTGGTGGACTGGAACTCAAATTGTGATCCAACAAGGAAAATTGTCATCATGACATCACGTCTTCTTAGTGATGCACATCGTTACATTTTACGCTGCCTGAGCATGCATCAAGCTGTTCGCCATTGCTCAATATTTACATCTATATCTGAG ATTGCTCACTCTGCATATCCTGATTCACCTTTGGGACCTGATGCTTTTCATGAATATGAGTTTTTGCTTGTCCAAGATTTTGAGGAGCTTGCAAAGAAACGCGAGATAAAATATAGAATGGCAGAAGATGGCAATGCCCGGGAAGATGCTCTATTGGAAGACGAAGGATGGTCACAACTGAGTTCCATTGAAGAGGATATCCCAAATCTCGAAGCACATCCAACTGCAAAAGATTTATATGGAAATAGTCCACTAATTCATACAGAAGATGCAGGGCAAAAACTGGCTGTTTCTGTGCATCATTTCCCTCTGATTCTGTGCCCCTTTTCACCCAGAGTTTTTGTCTTACCTTCAGAGGGATCAATTGCTGAAGCATACTTATCAGCTGAAAGTGAGGACTCTCTGAGCCCTGGATTGCCTCCCTTGAGTACGGGATTGCCTTCCTATGGTGATGAAATTCCTCCAGGGGCAACTCTGACTGCGCATTTTCTTTACCATATTGCTGCCAAG ATGGATCTGAAATTGGAAATATTTTCCCTTGGCGATTTGTCAAAAACCATCGGAAAGATTTTGACAGACATGTCTAGTCTTTATGACGTAGGCCGCCGTAAACGATCAGCTGGGCTATTACTCATTGATCGCACCCTTGATCTTCTTACCCCATGCTGTCATGGGGACTCACTTGTAGATCGCATGTTTTCGTGTCTGCCCCGTAGGCGAAGAGCATCATCGTCTGCCCAGAAAAAAAGCTCACAAGCCAAAGCCAGATGCGATCCTGTGTGCCTACAGCGTGCTCCACTTGATGTTAAGGTACCACTTGCAGATATTCTTAATGAAGATCCCACAACAGATAATTGTCGATTTTTGCAAAGTTTTGAAGCTTTTCTATGTGGGTGGAATTCTAATGGCTCCGCTACTCAAGTTGCAGATTTGAATAATCTGAGAAGCAAAATAAATTGTGAAAAGCCCTTGCAGTCTGTCATTGATCTGCTTAGTGGTTCCTTTGTTACTACTGAAAATTTTCAAGGAACACCATACATGGAAGCTATACTGGATAGAAGAACAAAAGATGGAGCCATGCTAGTGAAGAAGTGGCTCCGTGAAACTTTGCGTCGGGAAAATATTATTGTGAATGTTAATAATCGTGCTGGTATATTTACAAAATCAGAGTTGCAACCTATGATTAAAGCACTGGCTAAAAGCCAATTTTCTTTAATGAAGAACAAAGGAATTATTCAGTTAGCAGCAGCTACACTATATGCTCTTGATGAATTACATTGTGCCAGATGGGATGCTTTTACCAGTGCGGAGAGAATATTGAATGTTAGTGCTGGAGACACAAGCCAGAGTCTTGCTGCTCAAATTGGTGATCTCATCAACAAAAGTGCTTTGGTGGTGTCACAAGGGGCAAAGAGTGGAAGAATGGGATCCTCCCAAGGGCTACTCTATTTGCAAGATGCTTTGCTCCTCACAATAATTGGATATATTTTGGCTGGTGAGAATTTTCCAACATCTGGTTCTGGTGGTCCTTTTTCTTGGCAAGAAGAGCATCTCTTGAAGGAAGCTTTAGTAGATGCAGTTCTTGACAACCCACCAACTGCACAGTTGAAGTTTCTTTATGGTCTCACTGAGGAGCTTGAAGACAACCTAAGGAAAATCAAATCCAAGGAAACCAAAAGCAAGTCCCCAAGTCAACTACAAATTGATGAATTTGATTATGATCAGTGGGGCAGCTGGGGTGATGATGATGTTGATAATGATAATGGTAGTGACAATGAGCAAGTGTATGGTGACATGCAGCTGAAGTTGGAGTTGCGTTATAGGGTGGACAACCTTTTCAAATACCTTCATAAGTTATCCAGTTTGAAGAGGAGGAATATTTTTTCAAGAGAAGGAACATTGGCATTTGAAAGTACCTATGACAATGATTCTTCCATGAGTAAAGGATTGCTTTACAAACTTCTGACTAGGGTATTGGGCAAGTATGACGTACCTGGGTTGGAATACCATTCCTCTACCGTAGGCCGACTTTTTAAAAGTGGCTTTGGAAGATTTGGCCTTGCACAG GCAAAACCAAGTCTTGCTGATCAAAATGTTATTCTGGTTTTTGTTATAGGAGGCATCAATGGTCTTGAG GTACTTGAAGCTCAGGAGGCATTATCCGAAAGTGGAAGACCTGATATTGAATTGATACTTGGTGGTACAACTCTGCTGACTCCCAATGATATGCTTGATATACTATTGGGGAACTCTACTTACCTTTGA
- the LOC131149203 gene encoding sec1 family domain-containing protein MIP3 isoform X2 yields MCSLDAVVDWNSNCDPTRKIVIMTSRLLSDAHRYILRCLSMHQAVRHCSIFTSISEIAHSAYPDSPLGPDAFHEYEFLLVQDFEELAKKREIKYRMAEDGNAREDALLEDEGWSQLSSIEEDIPNLEAHPTAKDLYGNSPLIHTEDAGQKLAVSVHHFPLILCPFSPRVFVLPSEGSIAEAYLSAESEDSLSPGLPPLSTGLPSYGDEIPPGATLTAHFLYHIAAKMDLKLEIFSLGDLSKTIGKILTDMSSLYDVGRRKRSAGLLLIDRTLDLLTPCCHGDSLVDRMFSCLPRRRRASSSAQKKSSQAKARCDPVCLQRAPLDVKVPLADILNEDPTTDNCRFLQSFEAFLCGWNSNGSATQVADLNNLRSKINCEKPLQSVIDLLSGSFVTTENFQGTPYMEAILDRRTKDGAMLVKKWLRETLRRENIIVNVNNRAGIFTKSELQPMIKALAKSQFSLMKNKGIIQLAAATLYALDELHCARWDAFTSAERILNVSAGDTSQSLAAQIGDLINKSALVVSQGAKSGRMGSSQGLLYLQDALLLTIIGYILAGENFPTSGSGGPFSWQEEHLLKEALVDAVLDNPPTAQLKFLYGLTEELEDNLRKIKSKETKSKSPSQLQIDEFDYDQWGSWGDDDVDNDNGSDNEQVYGDMQLKLELRYRVDNLFKYLHKLSSLKRRNIFSREGTLAFESTYDNDSSMSKGLLYKLLTRVLGKYDVPGLEYHSSTVGRLFKSGFGRFGLAQAKPSLADQNVILVFVIGGINGLEVLEAQEALSESGRPDIELILGGTTLLTPNDMLDILLGNSTYL; encoded by the exons ATGTGTTCTCTTGATGCG GTGGTGGACTGGAACTCAAATTGTGATCCAACAAGGAAAATTGTCATCATGACATCACGTCTTCTTAGTGATGCACATCGTTACATTTTACGCTGCCTGAGCATGCATCAAGCTGTTCGCCATTGCTCAATATTTACATCTATATCTGAG ATTGCTCACTCTGCATATCCTGATTCACCTTTGGGACCTGATGCTTTTCATGAATATGAGTTTTTGCTTGTCCAAGATTTTGAGGAGCTTGCAAAGAAACGCGAGATAAAATATAGAATGGCAGAAGATGGCAATGCCCGGGAAGATGCTCTATTGGAAGACGAAGGATGGTCACAACTGAGTTCCATTGAAGAGGATATCCCAAATCTCGAAGCACATCCAACTGCAAAAGATTTATATGGAAATAGTCCACTAATTCATACAGAAGATGCAGGGCAAAAACTGGCTGTTTCTGTGCATCATTTCCCTCTGATTCTGTGCCCCTTTTCACCCAGAGTTTTTGTCTTACCTTCAGAGGGATCAATTGCTGAAGCATACTTATCAGCTGAAAGTGAGGACTCTCTGAGCCCTGGATTGCCTCCCTTGAGTACGGGATTGCCTTCCTATGGTGATGAAATTCCTCCAGGGGCAACTCTGACTGCGCATTTTCTTTACCATATTGCTGCCAAG ATGGATCTGAAATTGGAAATATTTTCCCTTGGCGATTTGTCAAAAACCATCGGAAAGATTTTGACAGACATGTCTAGTCTTTATGACGTAGGCCGCCGTAAACGATCAGCTGGGCTATTACTCATTGATCGCACCCTTGATCTTCTTACCCCATGCTGTCATGGGGACTCACTTGTAGATCGCATGTTTTCGTGTCTGCCCCGTAGGCGAAGAGCATCATCGTCTGCCCAGAAAAAAAGCTCACAAGCCAAAGCCAGATGCGATCCTGTGTGCCTACAGCGTGCTCCACTTGATGTTAAGGTACCACTTGCAGATATTCTTAATGAAGATCCCACAACAGATAATTGTCGATTTTTGCAAAGTTTTGAAGCTTTTCTATGTGGGTGGAATTCTAATGGCTCCGCTACTCAAGTTGCAGATTTGAATAATCTGAGAAGCAAAATAAATTGTGAAAAGCCCTTGCAGTCTGTCATTGATCTGCTTAGTGGTTCCTTTGTTACTACTGAAAATTTTCAAGGAACACCATACATGGAAGCTATACTGGATAGAAGAACAAAAGATGGAGCCATGCTAGTGAAGAAGTGGCTCCGTGAAACTTTGCGTCGGGAAAATATTATTGTGAATGTTAATAATCGTGCTGGTATATTTACAAAATCAGAGTTGCAACCTATGATTAAAGCACTGGCTAAAAGCCAATTTTCTTTAATGAAGAACAAAGGAATTATTCAGTTAGCAGCAGCTACACTATATGCTCTTGATGAATTACATTGTGCCAGATGGGATGCTTTTACCAGTGCGGAGAGAATATTGAATGTTAGTGCTGGAGACACAAGCCAGAGTCTTGCTGCTCAAATTGGTGATCTCATCAACAAAAGTGCTTTGGTGGTGTCACAAGGGGCAAAGAGTGGAAGAATGGGATCCTCCCAAGGGCTACTCTATTTGCAAGATGCTTTGCTCCTCACAATAATTGGATATATTTTGGCTGGTGAGAATTTTCCAACATCTGGTTCTGGTGGTCCTTTTTCTTGGCAAGAAGAGCATCTCTTGAAGGAAGCTTTAGTAGATGCAGTTCTTGACAACCCACCAACTGCACAGTTGAAGTTTCTTTATGGTCTCACTGAGGAGCTTGAAGACAACCTAAGGAAAATCAAATCCAAGGAAACCAAAAGCAAGTCCCCAAGTCAACTACAAATTGATGAATTTGATTATGATCAGTGGGGCAGCTGGGGTGATGATGATGTTGATAATGATAATGGTAGTGACAATGAGCAAGTGTATGGTGACATGCAGCTGAAGTTGGAGTTGCGTTATAGGGTGGACAACCTTTTCAAATACCTTCATAAGTTATCCAGTTTGAAGAGGAGGAATATTTTTTCAAGAGAAGGAACATTGGCATTTGAAAGTACCTATGACAATGATTCTTCCATGAGTAAAGGATTGCTTTACAAACTTCTGACTAGGGTATTGGGCAAGTATGACGTACCTGGGTTGGAATACCATTCCTCTACCGTAGGCCGACTTTTTAAAAGTGGCTTTGGAAGATTTGGCCTTGCACAG GCAAAACCAAGTCTTGCTGATCAAAATGTTATTCTGGTTTTTGTTATAGGAGGCATCAATGGTCTTGAG GTACTTGAAGCTCAGGAGGCATTATCCGAAAGTGGAAGACCTGATATTGAATTGATACTTGGTGGTACAACTCTGCTGACTCCCAATGATATGCTTGATATACTATTGGGGAACTCTACTTACCTTTGA